Proteins from a genomic interval of Youhaiella tibetensis:
- the tsaD gene encoding tRNA (adenosine(37)-N6)-threonylcarbamoyltransferase complex transferase subunit TsaD gives MLGIETSCDETAAAIVVRDAQGAGRIVSNVVRSQLDEHAAFGGVVPELAARAHVAWLDHIIAQAVSEAGIELRDVDAIAATAGPGLIGGVLVGLTTAKALAAALGKPLVAVNHLEGHALTARLTNAVPFPYLMLLVSGGHSQFVLVRGVGQYERWGTTIDDALGEAFDKVAKLLDLGHPGGPQVEIAARSGDPSRFKFPRPLLREERLDFSFSGLKTAVRLAAESIAPLTDQDVYDIAAGFQLAVTDIVATRTRQALVRFKAEFAGEPIRMVVAGGVAANRAIGAALRAVTEEAGAELVIPPPALCTDNGAMVAWAGAERLALGDTDRLDFVARPRWPLDSEDMGLHHGA, from the coding sequence ATTTTGGGCATCGAGACAAGCTGCGACGAAACAGCCGCGGCTATCGTCGTGCGCGACGCGCAGGGCGCCGGCCGCATCGTTTCGAACGTGGTGCGCTCCCAGCTCGACGAGCACGCCGCCTTTGGCGGGGTAGTGCCCGAACTGGCGGCGCGCGCCCATGTCGCCTGGCTCGACCATATCATTGCCCAGGCGGTTTCCGAGGCCGGAATCGAACTCAGGGATGTCGACGCCATCGCCGCCACCGCCGGACCGGGCCTGATCGGGGGCGTCCTTGTCGGGCTCACCACCGCCAAGGCCCTGGCTGCCGCGCTCGGCAAGCCGCTGGTCGCGGTCAATCACCTCGAGGGACACGCCCTCACCGCGCGGCTGACCAACGCCGTCCCCTTCCCCTACCTGATGCTGCTGGTCTCGGGCGGGCACAGCCAGTTCGTGCTGGTGCGCGGGGTGGGCCAGTACGAGCGCTGGGGCACCACGATCGACGATGCGCTGGGCGAAGCCTTCGACAAGGTGGCCAAGCTGCTCGACCTCGGCCATCCGGGCGGACCGCAGGTCGAGATCGCCGCCCGTTCGGGCGATCCGTCCCGCTTCAAGTTTCCCCGGCCACTTTTGCGTGAAGAGCGCCTCGACTTCTCCTTTTCCGGCCTCAAGACCGCCGTGCGCCTCGCCGCCGAATCGATTGCGCCGCTGACAGACCAGGACGTCTACGACATCGCCGCCGGCTTCCAGCTGGCCGTCACCGATATCGTCGCCACCCGGACGAGGCAGGCCCTGGTCCGGTTCAAGGCCGAGTTCGCCGGCGAGCCGATCCGCATGGTGGTGGCGGGCGGGGTCGCCGCCAACCGCGCCATCGGCGCCGCCCTGCGCGCCGTCACCGAAGAGGCCGGCGCCGAGCTCGTCATCCCGCCGCCCGCCCTGTGCACCGACAATGGCGCCATGGTGGCCTGGGCCGGGGCCGAGCGCCTGGCGCTGGGCGACACCGACCGGCTCGATTTCGTAGCCCGGCCGCGCTGGCCGCTCGATTCGGAAGACATGGGGCTCCATCATGGCGCTTGA
- a CDS encoding NAD(P)H-dependent glycerol-3-phosphate dehydrogenase — protein sequence MALETVSVIGAGAWGTALAQAAAMAGRRVRLHGRSGDLASEVNQFHTNERHLPGQTLHPAITGFADCERVAEADFIILAVPAQASREAIIQAGADAFAGRPVILSAKGLEHETLLRQSEVLGQLAPQAQPYVLSGPSFAADVAAGRPTAVTLAGRDAEPLAAALAGPSFRPYAADDIVGVELAGSLKNVYALGCGAVEGADLGASARAAFLARAYAEMARLVEALGGSPATLTGLAGLGDLTLSCTSTQSRNYRTGLALGRGLPLEGIGLAEGVATAPVARDLARRLHIDAPLIEAVNLLLTGTTSISSIVAGLMARPLKRET from the coding sequence ATGGCGCTTGAAACCGTCTCGGTCATCGGCGCGGGCGCCTGGGGCACCGCGCTCGCCCAGGCCGCCGCCATGGCGGGGCGCAGGGTACGCCTCCACGGCCGCTCGGGCGACCTCGCCAGCGAAGTCAACCAGTTCCACACCAACGAGCGGCACCTGCCCGGCCAGACGCTGCACCCGGCCATAACCGGCTTTGCCGATTGCGAGCGGGTCGCCGAGGCCGATTTCATCATCCTGGCCGTCCCGGCGCAGGCCAGCCGGGAGGCCATCATCCAGGCCGGGGCCGACGCCTTCGCCGGGCGGCCGGTGATTCTGTCGGCCAAGGGCCTCGAGCACGAGACGCTGCTGCGCCAGAGCGAAGTGCTCGGTCAATTGGCCCCGCAGGCCCAGCCCTATGTGCTCTCGGGTCCCAGCTTTGCCGCCGACGTGGCGGCGGGCCGCCCCACCGCCGTGACCCTGGCAGGACGCGACGCCGAGCCGCTGGCCGCCGCGCTCGCCGGCCCGAGTTTCCGGCCCTATGCCGCCGACGACATCGTCGGGGTGGAGCTGGCCGGCAGCCTCAAGAACGTCTACGCCCTGGGATGCGGCGCTGTCGAAGGCGCGGACCTGGGCGCCTCGGCCCGCGCCGCCTTCCTGGCCCGCGCCTATGCGGAAATGGCCCGGCTGGTCGAGGCCCTGGGCGGTTCGCCCGCGACCCTGACGGGCCTGGCGGGCCTGGGCGACCTCACCCTTTCGTGCACCTCGACCCAGTCGCGCAATTACCGCACGGGCCTGGCGCTCGGCCGCGGCCTGCCGCTCGAGGGGATCGGCCTGGCCGAAGGCGTGGCCACCGCGCCCGTCGCCCGGGATCTCGCCCGGCGGCTCCATATCGACGCCCCGCTCATCGAGGCGGTCAACCTGCTGCTCACGGGCACCACCAGCATTTCGTCAATCGTTGCCGGGCTCATGGCGCGCCCGCTCAAGAGGGAGACCTGA
- a CDS encoding YciI family protein — MPLYSFIAKDKAGALDQRMAVRPRHLEHLDSLGDTLVLAGPFQTEDGKSTGSLMVIEADDLDAAKTLFAKDPFVAEGIFESYEVSRWSLTINKAAGR; from the coding sequence ATGCCGCTTTATTCGTTCATCGCCAAGGACAAGGCCGGCGCACTCGACCAGCGCATGGCCGTGCGTCCCCGGCACCTCGAACATCTGGACAGCCTCGGCGACACCCTGGTGCTGGCCGGCCCCTTCCAGACCGAGGACGGCAAGTCCACCGGCAGCCTGATGGTGATCGAGGCCGACGACCTGGATGCGGCCAAGACCCTTTTCGCCAAGGACCCGTTCGTGGCCGAAGGCATCTTCGAATCCTACGAGGTCAGCCGCTGGTCGCTGACCATCAACAAGGCGGCGGGGCGCTGA
- a CDS encoding EVE domain-containing protein — translation MAYWLMKSEPDVFSFTDLTNKPLEEWHSVRNYAARNNMKAMKKGDKAFFYHSNIGKEIVGIMTIVNEAHPDSTAEIVDGKIVWECVDVEADKPLPTPVTLAQIKADPFLQDMALIKLSRLSVSPVTAAEWDYICKLGGL, via the coding sequence ATGGCCTATTGGCTGATGAAATCGGAGCCGGACGTCTTCTCGTTCACGGACCTGACCAACAAGCCCCTCGAGGAGTGGCACAGCGTGCGCAACTATGCGGCGCGCAACAACATGAAGGCCATGAAGAAGGGCGACAAGGCCTTCTTCTACCACTCCAATATCGGCAAGGAGATCGTGGGCATCATGACCATCGTCAACGAAGCCCACCCCGATTCCACCGCCGAGATCGTGGACGGCAAGATCGTCTGGGAATGCGTGGACGTGGAAGCCGACAAGCCCCTGCCCACCCCGGTGACGCTGGCCCAGATCAAGGCCGACCCGTTCCTCCAGGACATGGCCCTGATCAAGCTCTCGCGCCTTTCGGTTTCGCCCGTCACCGCGGCGGAATGGGACTATATCTGCAAGCTCGGCGGGCTCTGA
- a CDS encoding DUF1761 domain-containing protein — MDHLAVNWLAIVLATVASMALGFVWYMALSRQWLAALGKKREDLNSSDPSPYVWSVIVQFVMAYFIALLTPKLFGSTDVANGIWCAIHMWVGFVITAMILNHRYQGQKWSLTVIDGGYLLGVLLVQGVVIGLFG; from the coding sequence ATGGATCATCTTGCCGTCAACTGGCTGGCTATCGTGCTGGCCACCGTCGCCAGCATGGCGCTCGGTTTCGTCTGGTACATGGCGCTCTCGCGCCAATGGCTCGCTGCCCTCGGCAAGAAGCGCGAGGACCTCAATTCGAGCGATCCCTCGCCCTATGTCTGGTCGGTCATCGTCCAGTTCGTCATGGCCTATTTCATCGCCCTGCTGACCCCCAAGCTCTTCGGGTCCACCGACGTCGCCAACGGCATCTGGTGCGCCATCCACATGTGGGTCGGCTTCGTGATCACCGCCATGATCCTCAACCACCGCTACCAGGGCCAGAAATGGTCGCTGACCGTGATCGACGGCGGCTACCTGCTCGGCGTGCTCCTCGTCCAGGGCGTGGTGATCGGGCTTTTCGGCTAG
- a CDS encoding DUF1674 domain-containing protein, giving the protein MTDTSEPAPRKPLSDAARRALAEAEARRAAIDARTTEAPREEGGRGGLEPNRYGDWEIKGLTSDF; this is encoded by the coding sequence ATGACCGACACCTCCGAACCCGCACCCCGCAAGCCGCTATCGGACGCTGCCCGCCGGGCCCTGGCCGAAGCGGAAGCCCGGCGCGCCGCCATCGACGCGCGCACAACCGAAGCGCCGCGCGAGGAGGGTGGCCGGGGCGGGCTCGAACCCAATCGCTACGGGGACTGGGAGATCAAGGGCCTCACCAGCGATTTCTAG
- the htpX gene encoding zinc metalloprotease HtpX gives MLNAVRTGVLLAALTALFMGVGYLIGGSSGMMIALGVAVVTNLFGYWNADKMVLRMQNAQPVDPRSAPDLYNMVEGLARNAGLPTPAIYLIHTDQPNAFATGRNPQNAAVAVSTGLLQRLEPREVAGVIAHELAHIRNRDTLTMVITATVAGAISMLAQFGLFFGGGNNNRDNPLGGIGTLLAVLVAPLAAMLVQMAISRTREYEADRDGARISGDPLALASALSKIATAAPRTVNVGAERNPAMAHLYIINPLSGARMDNLFSTHPDTGNRIDALRKLAESMQVDDKGRRPQPHERSSDPVRGGWRVPPTGRLDDTGSRNGPPRGPWG, from the coding sequence ATGCTCAACGCAGTTCGCACCGGTGTCCTTCTCGCCGCCCTCACCGCCCTCTTCATGGGGGTGGGTTACCTCATCGGGGGCTCGAGCGGCATGATGATCGCCCTGGGGGTGGCCGTGGTCACCAACCTGTTCGGCTACTGGAACGCCGACAAGATGGTGCTGCGCATGCAGAACGCCCAGCCCGTCGACCCTCGTTCGGCGCCCGACCTCTACAACATGGTCGAGGGGCTGGCCCGCAACGCGGGCCTGCCCACGCCCGCCATCTACCTCATCCACACCGACCAGCCCAACGCCTTCGCCACCGGCCGCAACCCGCAGAACGCCGCCGTGGCCGTCTCGACCGGGCTGCTCCAGCGGCTCGAACCGCGCGAAGTGGCGGGGGTCATCGCCCACGAACTGGCCCATATCCGCAATCGCGACACGCTCACCATGGTCATCACCGCGACCGTGGCCGGCGCCATCTCGATGCTGGCCCAGTTCGGCCTCTTCTTCGGTGGCGGCAACAACAACCGCGACAATCCGCTCGGCGGCATCGGCACGCTGCTGGCGGTGCTGGTGGCCCCGCTCGCCGCCATGCTGGTGCAGATGGCCATCAGCCGCACCCGCGAATACGAAGCCGACCGGGACGGCGCCCGCATCTCGGGCGATCCGCTGGCCCTGGCCTCGGCGCTCTCCAAGATCGCCACCGCCGCCCCGCGCACCGTCAATGTCGGCGCCGAGCGCAACCCGGCCATGGCCCATCTCTACATCATCAACCCGCTCTCGGGGGCCCGCATGGACAACCTGTTCTCGACCCACCCCGATACCGGCAACCGCATCGATGCCCTGCGCAAACTTGCCGAATCGATGCAGGTGGACGACAAGGGCCGCCGGCCCCAGCCGCACGAGCGCTCGTCCGATCCGGTGCGCGGCGGCTGGCGCGTACCGCCCACCGGGCGGCTCGATGACACGGGCAGCCGCAACGGGCCGCCTCGCGGACCCTGGGGTTAA
- a CDS encoding RsmB/NOP family class I SAM-dependent RNA methyltransferase has translation MPKEKNPPGLKLRLLAAERLALVLGGNNFSPFGAGEIADSRDRALANRLVTTALRRHGQIDMALSELLDRGMPKKSGSFEAVLRLSLAQLLFLPDLGAHSALFLAVEAVKADPRARHLSGLMNAVLRRAQANSARLSAMSDDLLFPPAIREFWSRAYGEDNLDRFAQALLEGAPLDLTLKDNDPELIEALGATPLGFDTVRIASRDKPVEGLFGYDEGRWWVQDAAAAVPARLITLAPGASVADFCAAPGGKTAQLVKAGYDVTALDADPARVERLNANLSRLGYAARIAIGDAADFRPPAPFDAILLDAPCTATGTFRRHPEVIWHRTDKDVESRVALQRQLLANAARCLNPGGVLVYCVCSLEPQEGEDQVRWVAGHLKDLELLPVTPEELGWLGPAALADGTVRLHPGLPMPEGVEGALDGFFVARFRRTGG, from the coding sequence TTGCCCAAAGAAAAGAACCCGCCGGGGCTCAAGCTCCGCCTCCTTGCCGCCGAGCGGCTGGCGCTCGTTTTGGGCGGCAACAATTTTTCGCCCTTCGGCGCCGGCGAGATCGCCGACAGCCGCGACCGGGCCCTGGCCAATCGCCTCGTCACCACGGCGCTGCGCCGTCACGGCCAGATCGACATGGCGCTGAGCGAACTGCTCGATCGCGGCATGCCCAAGAAGTCGGGCAGCTTCGAAGCCGTGCTGCGCCTCTCGCTGGCCCAGTTGCTGTTCCTGCCGGACCTGGGCGCCCACAGCGCCCTGTTCCTCGCGGTCGAAGCGGTCAAGGCCGACCCCAGGGCGCGCCATCTCTCGGGCCTGATGAACGCGGTGCTGCGCCGGGCCCAGGCCAATTCCGCCCGCCTTTCGGCCATGAGCGACGACCTGCTGTTCCCGCCCGCCATCCGCGAGTTCTGGAGCCGGGCCTATGGCGAGGACAATCTCGACCGCTTCGCCCAGGCCCTGCTCGAGGGCGCTCCGCTCGACCTGACGCTCAAGGACAACGATCCCGAGCTCATCGAGGCCCTGGGCGCCACCCCGCTTGGCTTCGACACCGTGCGCATCGCCAGCCGCGACAAGCCGGTCGAGGGCCTTTTCGGCTATGACGAGGGCCGCTGGTGGGTGCAGGACGCCGCCGCCGCCGTGCCTGCCCGCCTGATCACGCTCGCCCCGGGCGCCAGCGTCGCCGATTTCTGCGCCGCCCCGGGCGGCAAGACCGCCCAACTGGTCAAGGCCGGCTATGACGTGACCGCGCTCGACGCCGACCCGGCGCGGGTCGAACGGCTCAACGCCAATCTTTCGCGCCTGGGCTATGCCGCCCGGATCGCCATCGGCGACGCCGCCGACTTCCGCCCGCCTGCGCCGTTCGACGCCATCCTGCTCGACGCCCCCTGCACCGCCACCGGCACCTTCCGGCGCCATCCCGAGGTCATCTGGCACCGCACCGACAAGGACGTCGAGAGCCGCGTGGCGCTGCAGCGCCAGCTCCTCGCCAACGCCGCCCGCTGCCTCAATCCGGGCGGAGTTCTTGTCTATTGCGTGTGTTCGCTCGAGCCGCAGGAGGGCGAGGACCAGGTGCGTTGGGTCGCAGGGCACCTCAAGGACCTCGAACTCCTACCCGTCACGCCCGAAGAACTGGGCTGGCTCGGGCCGGCCGCGCTGGCCGACGGCACGGTGCGCCTGCATCCCGGATTGCCGATGCCCGAAGGCGTCGAAGGCGCCCTGGACGGGTTTTTTGTCGCACGTTTCCGCCGGACCGGCGGATAG
- a CDS encoding heparinase II/III family protein: protein MIRFLAWRWTFGAIDYAVTMPLLRWTWQGLSEDAFAGSLPEFRPADAETVIDMMQGRYLLASKLVDTQGTSPFSIEVDSEDWLQVLHGFAWLRHFREIRDDGSKRFARTLVLDWIGREGQFDAETWAPGLTAQRVLNWLRHYPLLTEGATPEQAASIARALGTQVQSLRVRARFVTEPHERALVAAALVGAALCDKEGRGEIEKYATRLIQVLDSQIDADGIHLSRSARIQLALLVELATIRAALVRDHADIARELGTRVDAMHGGLDALTLGSGEPAYFHGTGQIAHDLLVSVQAQSPERQRAIGSRLFSGYGRLEAGPATVIADAGLVPDLPFAGEAASSPLAFEFSYGTELIVGNCGPAPAELPDSKPLFRRGIAHTGPTINAESADDLPEKGALSGRLRARAEPIAATLETDEPALTLATAGYEAPFGVVLERRMTLLNEGKTLVGQDKAVASGETVSGVVTLRFHLAPGAEVWHGTSENIARVYLANGTTWTFLWEGAEMREEESVRQSAYFGLHRTQQIVLEAQVEAGHEIAWIFTLEED, encoded by the coding sequence GTGATTCGGTTCCTCGCATGGCGCTGGACCTTCGGGGCCATCGACTATGCGGTGACCATGCCGCTATTGCGCTGGACCTGGCAGGGGCTATCCGAGGACGCCTTCGCCGGTTCATTGCCAGAATTCCGGCCAGCCGATGCCGAAACCGTCATCGACATGATGCAGGGGCGCTATCTGCTGGCTTCCAAGCTGGTGGACACGCAAGGCACGTCTCCCTTTTCCATCGAGGTCGATAGCGAGGACTGGCTGCAGGTGCTGCACGGCTTCGCCTGGCTGCGCCATTTCCGCGAGATCCGCGATGACGGCTCCAAGCGCTTCGCGCGCACCCTCGTGCTCGACTGGATCGGGCGCGAAGGCCAGTTCGACGCCGAAACCTGGGCCCCCGGCCTCACCGCCCAGCGCGTGCTCAACTGGCTGCGCCACTATCCGCTGCTGACCGAAGGCGCCACGCCCGAACAGGCCGCCAGCATCGCCCGCGCCCTGGGCACGCAGGTGCAGTCGCTCCGGGTGCGCGCCCGCTTCGTCACCGAGCCGCACGAGCGCGCCCTGGTGGCCGCCGCCCTTGTCGGCGCCGCCCTCTGCGACAAGGAAGGCCGCGGCGAGATCGAAAAATACGCTACGCGCCTCATCCAGGTGCTCGACAGCCAGATCGACGCCGACGGCATCCACCTTTCGCGCAGCGCCCGCATCCAGCTCGCCCTGCTGGTGGAACTGGCCACCATCCGCGCCGCGCTGGTGCGCGACCACGCCGATATCGCCCGCGAGCTCGGCACGCGCGTGGACGCCATGCATGGCGGCCTCGACGCCCTGACCCTGGGCTCGGGGGAGCCGGCCTATTTCCATGGTACCGGGCAGATCGCCCATGACCTCCTGGTCTCGGTGCAGGCCCAGAGCCCCGAGCGGCAGCGCGCCATCGGCAGCCGCCTGTTCTCGGGCTACGGGCGGCTGGAAGCCGGCCCCGCCACCGTCATCGCCGATGCGGGCCTGGTGCCCGACCTGCCCTTTGCGGGCGAAGCGGCCTCGAGCCCGCTGGCCTTCGAATTCTCCTACGGCACCGAACTCATCGTCGGCAATTGCGGCCCGGCCCCGGCCGAACTGCCCGACAGCAAGCCGCTCTTCCGCCGCGGCATCGCCCATACCGGCCCGACCATCAACGCCGAGTCGGCCGACGACTTGCCCGAAAAAGGCGCCCTTTCCGGTCGCCTGCGGGCACGGGCCGAGCCGATTGCGGCCACCCTCGAAACGGACGAACCCGCCCTCACCCTCGCCACCGCCGGCTACGAGGCGCCATTCGGCGTGGTGCTCGAGCGGCGCATGACCCTCCTCAACGAGGGCAAGACCCTCGTCGGCCAGGACAAGGCCGTGGCTTCGGGAGAAACCGTCTCGGGCGTGGTGACGCTGCGCTTCCACCTCGCGCCCGGCGCCGAGGTCTGGCACGGCACCAGCGAGAACATCGCCCGCGTCTATCTCGCCAACGGCACAACTTGGACCTTCCTCTGGGAAGGGGCCGAAATGCGCGAGGAGGAAAGCGTGCGCCAGTCGGCCTATTTCGGCCTCCACCGCACCCAGCAGATCGTTCTGGAGGCCCAGGTCGAGGCCGGACACGAGATCGCCTGGATTTTCACCCTCGAGGAAGACTGA
- the purH gene encoding bifunctional phosphoribosylaminoimidazolecarboxamide formyltransferase/IMP cyclohydrolase: MDDVVKIGRALLSVSDKAGMAEFARDLASLGVELVSTGGTHKLIADAGVKVREISDLTGFPEMMDGRVKTLHPKVHGGLLAVRDNPEHKAAMEAHAIAPIDLVVVNLYPFEATVAKGADYDTTIENIDIGGPAMIRSAAKNHAFVTVIVDPADYGAVIAAIRAEGGVPYALRQRLAAKAYARTAAYDTAISTWFAREIDYQDIPYRSFAGTLREVMRYGENPHQWAGFYTTGEPRPGVSTATQVQGKTLSYNNINDTDAAFELVSEFDPSESAAVAIIKHANPCGVAVADNVVDAYKLALRTDPVSAFGGIVAINREIDARAAEEIVKVFTEVIVAPAATQEAIDIIAAKKNLRLLLTGGLADPKAAGLTVRTVAGGLLVQTRDNKNVDDTEFRVVTKKQPTTQELVDLKLAAKVAKHVKSNAIVYVREGATVGIGAGQMSRVDSSRIASRKAQDAAEAAGITESLTKGSAVASDAFFPFADGLLAAVEAGATAVIQPGGSIRDEDVIKAADDAGIAMVFTGMRHFRH; encoded by the coding sequence ATGGACGACGTGGTCAAAATCGGAAGGGCTTTGCTTTCGGTTTCCGACAAGGCGGGGATGGCCGAATTCGCCAGGGACCTGGCCTCCCTCGGGGTCGAGCTGGTTTCGACCGGCGGCACCCACAAGCTGATCGCCGATGCCGGCGTCAAGGTGCGCGAGATCTCCGACCTTACCGGCTTCCCCGAGATGATGGACGGCCGCGTCAAGACGCTGCACCCCAAGGTCCATGGCGGCCTGCTGGCGGTGCGCGACAACCCCGAGCACAAGGCGGCCATGGAGGCCCACGCCATCGCCCCGATCGACCTGGTGGTGGTCAACCTCTACCCCTTCGAAGCCACCGTCGCCAAAGGCGCCGACTACGATACGACGATCGAAAACATCGATATCGGGGGGCCGGCCATGATCCGCTCGGCCGCCAAGAACCACGCCTTCGTGACCGTCATCGTCGATCCGGCCGACTATGGCGCGGTGATCGCCGCCATCCGCGCCGAGGGCGGGGTGCCCTATGCGCTGCGCCAGCGCCTCGCCGCCAAGGCCTATGCCCGCACCGCCGCCTATGACACGGCGATCTCGACCTGGTTCGCCCGGGAAATCGACTACCAGGACATCCCCTATCGCAGCTTTGCCGGCACGTTGCGCGAAGTCATGCGCTATGGCGAAAATCCGCACCAATGGGCGGGCTTCTACACCACCGGCGAGCCGCGCCCCGGCGTTTCGACCGCCACCCAGGTGCAGGGCAAGACCCTCTCCTACAACAACATCAACGACACCGATGCCGCCTTCGAGCTGGTCTCCGAATTCGACCCCAGCGAGAGCGCGGCCGTCGCCATCATCAAGCACGCCAATCCCTGCGGCGTGGCGGTGGCGGACAATGTGGTCGATGCCTATAAGCTCGCCCTGCGCACCGATCCGGTCAGCGCCTTCGGCGGCATCGTCGCCATCAACCGCGAGATCGACGCCAGGGCGGCCGAGGAGATCGTCAAGGTCTTCACCGAGGTGATCGTGGCTCCTGCCGCCACCCAGGAGGCCATCGACATCATCGCGGCCAAGAAGAACCTGCGCCTGCTGCTCACCGGTGGCCTCGCCGACCCCAAGGCGGCGGGCCTGACCGTGCGCACGGTCGCCGGCGGGCTCCTCGTCCAGACGCGCGACAACAAGAATGTCGACGACACCGAGTTCAGGGTCGTGACGAAAAAGCAGCCGACGACCCAGGAACTGGTGGATCTCAAGCTGGCCGCCAAGGTGGCCAAGCATGTCAAGTCCAACGCCATCGTCTATGTCCGCGAGGGTGCCACGGTCGGCATCGGCGCCGGGCAGATGAGCCGGGTCGATTCGAGCCGCATTGCCTCGCGAAAGGCCCAGGATGCCGCCGAAGCCGCCGGGATCACCGAGAGCCTGACCAAGGGCTCCGCCGTGGCCTCGGACGCCTTCTTCCCCTTCGCCGACGGCCTCCTGGCCGCGGTCGAGGCCGGCGCCACCGCCGTGATCCAGCCGGGCGGCTCGATCCGCGACGAGGACGTCATCAAGGCCGCCGACGATGCCGGCATCGCCATGGTCTTCACCGGCATGCGCCATTTCCGGCACTAG